TGTATATCGatgtaatttttattagaaGGAACATCTTTCATGGTATatgaactttgtcaaagtattatTTTAGATCTGTGAAGCCCActaactatgagttaatatcaatcaaagtatttttttattatttttaagttttttcaGATGAAAATAACCTCAATACCTTGAAGGGTGTATATTTTTACTAaacttatcacatactcatatattttttataaatatctttacaatatttttgatgaattttctaaatataatttgaccttcaatattatcactaAATTtcgtgacatgcaagaaaagttcattcttcaactttttataattaaataattttaaaatatttttgaggtATGGATACTCGTAAAAATTAATGTCACAATCAATAGACGATACTtgaagaattatttaattataaaaagttgaagaatgaacttttcttgcatgtcccaaaattaagtgataatattaaaggtcaaattatatttagaaaattcatcaaaaatatatagtaaagatatttataaaaaaaatatgagtatgtgataagttTAGTTAAAATATACACCCttcaaggtattgagggtattttcgtccgaaaaaacttggaaatagtaaaaaagtacttcgattgatattaactcatagttgaaggacctcaaatgatattttcaaagttcacggactgaaaatgatacttttgacaaAATTCATGGACAAAAAAATGTTCCCtctttttattataattatctcATTTGTGTTCAAACAATGTCATTTGGTGATGCTCGATGACGGTCGTTTCAGTAAGACAagtttttttcatattttgaagataaaccctaaaccctaaaaaaaTGTCACTTAGTTTAGGGAAAAAGATAGGACAATTATGAAAAACTAAAACATCACAATtcagtactccatccgtcccactgaAAATGACTCACtgtcctttttagtttgtcccaattaaaatgactcattactaaaaatgaccCATTTTATTCTCttgctcttactttattctttctctattcaacacataaaatcttgtgccgccTAAGAAGGGATAATCAACAGAAATTAGACcaaatttttgtaattaaaatttcaattaatattATCCAAAAACAAACATTATATCATAAAATATGGCTCGTATATGCCCTAGACTTGTATAAATAGAAGCCACAACACAACAATCCATTCAATCATATCCATAGCAAAATACCCAATCAAGTCATGGCCAACCTAAACCATCTCCAAACTCTAATTCCACTACTTTTTCCCCTCCTCCTTGCCTCGGCCGGCCTAGCCCGGTCGCAGACGACCTCCTTCACGTACGATTTCTACGGCGAGCAGCCGACAGACCTAATCTACCAGGGCGACGCCCACTTCCCCTCCGACTCCACCTACCTCCGCATGACCGACACCGACAGCTCGGGCACCCCGCTCCAGTACCGGGTCGGCCGAGCAGTGTACTCTGGGCCGATCCAGTTCTGGCAAGCCGGGGCCCAGGTTGATCTCGAGACCACCGTAAAATTCATCATAACCCCCAATAGCGGCGACACGAACCCGGCCGACGGCTTCGCCTTCTTCATCGCGCCCGTCGGTTCCCCGGTCGGGTCGACCGGGGGCAACTTCGGAGTCTTCGGATCGGGTCAACCCGCCGCCTTCGCAGTGGAATTCGACATCTTTTCCAACCCCGGGATCGACCCGAGCTACCGCCACGTCGGAATCGACATCGGATCGAGTGCCTCGAAGAACACGACCGACGTCGGCGACGCGATTCTCGGGCAGGAGGTGACTGCCCGGATCAACTACGAGCAGGCTTCGAAGGTGATCAGCGTGAGCGTCGCCGCTGGGTCGGAGAATTTTGAGGTGAGCTATGTGTATGATCTGAGCAACCTCCTTACTCAGGAGGTGGAGGTCGGAATCTCGGCCACCACCGGAGGTCAAATCGCGGTCCACGACCTCATATCGTGGTATTTCACCTCCACTCTTGTGCATACCGCCGCCGGCGAGGACAGCTACATTCGCCAATATGTCTGATTTTGTGGTGTGTGACTGTGCTTAATTATGTCCAAAAATAAGACTATCTAATTGCAGCACTTGTTAATTAGCAAAACCACGAGATGGGAATGGAATCAGACGATCAGTGTTTGTTTTTAGTAGATCAAATTTGCAATAGTTCCTTCTCTTTAAGACTTCCACGATTCACGATTTAAATTTTGCATAGTTTCAAAATAGATTTGAGCTTAcagtttttaaatttatatagaaTTATTGTGTCTGAATTAAGAGTAAATTGCCAAATAAATCAAGAAATTATTATGGTCACATTCTGGTTCGTCctacatttttcaaaatttgaaaaataaattctgaaatttaaatttttcacAATTATCCTATTATATCATTTTCTAGGGAACTATGCGCTGATGGGGCAACTATTTAGAACATTTGGACAAAACGAGAACGTCTAATTTTTCATATTTCGTTCTTGAATGAAATTTGATAGCTCGTGAGACTGAGAGTATCTATATGtctattaaaaatagaaatgacacatattttaatacaaaatgaATAATATAGGTAAGATAGgaaaaaaaagtgaataaaataatataataaattatgagatattttctgtttttagCATGTGACCGCTACGAAacatgtaattattttttgtggCGAATGATATCTTAATTCTGTAACTAAAATGTAATTTCATCAAGAATGGTGCACGGGCTCTGTGTATATGGGCCCATTAACTCATGCAAATTGGGCCCAGCCCATACCAAACAAAAACCCTAAAATTCAAATTCAGCCCTTTATAAATTCTCTCTCCACACCAAAATATATCATTCACACACACAATTTTGTTCGATTAGCTATTGTTTTATGTTTATGGATATTTTATTTggtttatattaaaaatattgaaGAATTGCCTCTTTTTTCTGATGGCTTTGTTGTGGAggcataaatttaaattcaatcaAAGCTTTAGATAACCCATCTTCTTTTTATCCACTGTTTCTGGGTACATTTTTCATTACAAAATAAATCCATtttgttgatttatttatttaagataGCAATCGTAGTAGCTTTATGATCATTTTtcgattttgttttattatctaGTAGGAGTAGAATATTATTACCTCAAGCATTCTTCGATCTACTTGtccattttgtttatattttgatAGCTTGGAATATAAATTACGAGGTGGCATAATTAGGCAGCAAACATCAAAACTCTTAGAAGATGAACGTTGTGAACAAACATGACATAAAAATGCAAAAGTTAAAACCAATGAAGCCACAAAACTCTTAGAAGATGCAGAATGAAATAAAACACCCCCTATGCTTTAAACTCAGCCATTTCACAAAACAATCGGACTCAATTCAAATAGCTAAGAAGTTAAAGGTAACCAAATAAAAATCTTTCTATACTCAAAACTGAACATgtgatataaaaataaaaataacaatccaATTTAATGTAAATCTCCACttatataaatcaaaacataatattataaatatttggGAAATAATCAAAGAAATTAAACGTGAGATAACAATATATTGAGTCTTACACAACTCTTAGAGAAAGGTTATAACATTCACATGAAAGATTATAGCCTTTCAACAAGAAATTGGCAAAAAAGATTTAATCGCCAAGGTGCCAATGTCCAAAAATAGaatgtttttattaaatattcaaaatgaTGTGGTGAAGTGTCTTCAAGCATGTTATAAAGATAAGTCTTGGCTATGGCATCTTCGATTTGGGCACTTGAATTTTGGTAGCTTAAAATTGCTATCAAATAAAGAAATGGTACGAGGATTACCACTATTCGAGCACCCCGATCAAGTCTGTGAAGGATGCTTAGTTGGGAAGCATTTCCGAAAGCCGTTCCCAAAGGAGTCAAGTTCGAGAACCTAGAAGCCATTGGAGTTAATCCATGCAGACGTGTGTGGACCAATCAAACCAAGCTCCATcggtaaaaataattatttcctaCTTTTGGTTGAcgatttttcaagaaaaacaTGGGTATACTTCTTGAAGCAGAAATCATAAGCATTTGACGCCTTCAAGAAGTTCTAGGTTGTCGTCGAAAAAGAAAGTGGTCTACAAATCAAAGCAATGAGGACCGACCGAGGTGGAGAATTCACATCCAGGGAGTTTCTAGAATTTTGCAAAGAAAGTGGAATTCGACAGCTACTAACAGTTCCGAGATCCCCCAGCAGAATGGAGCGGTTGAACGCAAGAACATGACCATAGTTGAGATGACTCGAAGCATGTTGAAGACGAAGGATTTACCTAAAGAGCTTTGGGCAGAAGCAGTGGCATACGCCGTGTACCTGTCTAACAGGTCTCCAAAAAAAGTATATAGGGAATGACTCCTCAAGAAGCTTGGAGCGGAAGAAAACCAGGGATCGCCCACTTGAGAGTGTTCAGGAGCAAAGTCTATGCACATGTACCAGATCAGACGAGGAGTAAACTCGATGACAAAAGCAAGCCATTCATCTTCATCGGGTACGACTCTAATACTAAAGGCTATAAGTTATATGATCCAACTTCACAGAAAACCATGATTAGTCGAGACGTGGAGTTCGATGAAGAATGAGTATGTGATTTCGGCTCGAACAATGACTACACCTTCATACCTCCGTTTGGAGATCAAAGAACAGGCGAGCAGACGGGAGAGGAGCAACAAGAACAAACAACTCCACCTACATCAGCTGTTAGAGGCTCGCTACCATCTTTCTTGAATGAAAGATCCACACAACGCAGACGAAGTTTGGATGGAGTGTATGAAGACACCAAAAGGTTAGACGATCTTACCTTGTTTTGCTTATTTGCTGATTGTGAACCAGTTAGCTTTGAAGAAGCTACAACTGGTGAAAATTGGCGAGTCGTGATGGATGAAGAGATCAAAGCCATAGAAAAGAATGATACGTGGGAGCTGATGACACTGCCAAAGGGACACAAGGCCATTGGAGTTAAGTGGGTGTATAAAATCAAGAAGAACTCCAATGGTGAAGTTGAAAGATATAAAGCTAGACTCGTCACAAAAGGATATAGCCAAAGAGCTGGAATCGACTATGACGAGGTATTTGTTCCTGTCACTCGCTTAGAAACTATTAGACTAATACTATCTCTTGCAGCCCAAAATAAATGGAAGATTTATCAAATGGATGTGAAGTCGGCTTTCTTGAATGGATATCTTGATAAAGAAGTCTACATCAAGCAACCTGATGGTTATGTGGTGAATGGCCTAGAAGATAAAGTTTTGAAGTTGAAGAAAACCTTGTACGGGCTAAAGCAAGCACCAATGGTGTGAAATACTAGGATCGAAAAATATCTTAAAGATAATGGCTTCATCAAATGCAAGCATGAGCATGCGCTCTATGTTAAAAGTAAAGGACACGATATCTTAATAGTGCGCTTCTACGTGGCTGATCACATTTTCACAGGAAATAATATTACATTTTTAGATATTCATGCCAACAAATGTGAATAACTATGAAAATCTTCCCATGTAACAACTTCAGCTCCAAATTACCTCCAACATATAACACATCACCCGTCACGCTGTCCCACGCACGAAAAGATCTCCCACCGCCTAAATATGATATGCAATTATGAGTAGATAactataaataatttaagaatATAAAACGTATTCAAATCTTAAATATAATATTCCAACCTGTATAAAGTCCAACCCAACGTGACTGTATGCCTGATGTAatatccgaaaaaaaaaatattttgaatattgtttttattaagGGATGTttctttttgtgaatatcttgttgtggatatgattttatttacctAAGCAAcatgtaattgaaataattaattaagctatgaattaaaatcctaattaacaaattaaacctCTCTCTCCCTATTTTTGAAACCCCTCCCCCTCACCCCACtattttctcaacctccccactcCCACATAACCGATACATTATCTCCTTTCCAATCACTCATCGGTTTCTCTCATCTCCCTCTCGCTTTTgttctcaacaccggtaaggtctctctctctcttcctccctctcggttctcacctttCCCCCACTCACTCCCTCTCATTGATTTCTTGAATTCATCAAGGTATCACACTCTCGCGTACCGATTTGGAGTCGGAGTAGGGAAGGCTTTCGAACTACATTTGAACTCTTCGAGAAGGTAGTCCAAAACCCTATTTCCATACCCGAACCACATGCatttaggacgttttgaatgttttaaatgctgaataggttttgtgatcATGTGTTTATGTTGAGTATGTTGTCGGTggtgactgacagtgggttccgacccctttttgactgatcaaacgatctccttttggtacgaaattttaactgtgtaaacttgggtgtgtcttctgtttggtgtgtaaatttcagcttcattggacgtcggatgattttataatgatttttgtaagtaaactgcgcagttctgcgagaTGTATGTTTctgggtgatgtgtttttgtgcaatgggtgtgaacctgggtgttttgatattatgatgtatgtgggtgtgtttggccaagggatggctcggaggaatcagcgtttggttcgagtgttttgtgtgtgttggccgagagttttagggtttggcctagggtggtgttgtggagagttttggagggttgatctcatgttttcgggtgtgttttgggatgtagaatgtgtgttgtgaatgtcgtataaggtttgagaatcgttggttgggggaaaactggtgtgcacttgatcgggccagcggccgaggtgccgagccagggccgagccagacgccgagacatgtgccgagccaggcggccgagacggtcggccgaggtgccgagccaggcggccgagacggtcggccgaggtgccgagccaggcggccgagacggtcggccgaggcgccgagccagatgccgagccaggccgagacaccgagccttttccgaaccttttccgagccaagtgagccgtttgcacaaggAGGGTATACCGGGAGTACGAGTGTTTcgggtgtgtgtcgtgtgcgcgtcgtgggtgcgtggtatgcgtgtcgggtgcgtgcgtggtgtgtttcggacgtgtgaTTCTGTGTGCTTGACTTATaggatgttgttaagtgtgtgtttgtgtaacgtgctagatattgaagtcatccacgtagaaAACATGCATTGTTGACTAAGTCTCGTCTTCCCTGAGTCTAATCATGATTCtcatttatctttcaaaaagggtgaacttCTGCGAggcaattgtggttgaagaaggaaactgtttaaaagctaagcaattgaggtgggcttttctaccctactattttgtgggttatctttaatacggacgctgttccggaaatgtttatggagatgaactgtttgtcttgccaactgttttgttttgaaacctatctgaagtggtttaccacatatgtttaatcgaattcgggtctgttgggctgcgaaccctcaggctagtgtacacgagatcgggagccatctgagagcaagttggccggtctagttgacctggggtgtggccacgccccttgtcacccgttggatcagatagtgtatgatggtgggaataagggtggcaatatctgaaaatgactgcgcagtcgaatttatgaaatatgttttagtgtacttgggttattttctttacacttaaaaccccaaggttacactgttatggcatgacaaactatgattttggcgtgtgtccactgagtgcaataagtactcagccctgcgtgttgttttcttaatgtgcaggttgagcgacgatggggatgacggatgttgagcaattaaagtcaaaattgtgtttttactttgccttttggatggtgtcgtgtcgtcatacccggcattatctatctcttggtctgttccgctgctttgtaatccgatacaatgttttcatttaaactctgtttactttaactttagaaatgtcgctaccgtacattgttttgaagtgaacttcctctaattaaacgttttcgggtcaagtattcttgttctcccctttcttccccgcttctttattcctcccctagtcgcggtccaccgtacttcctatccttaggaaatgcgggcgtgacacctGAGAAGTCAACTAAAGCTCCATCCTCGGCCATGTCACCTTCACAAATGCGAAGGTGTGTAGACATCTTTTCCCTGGGGTTCTCCCAATGCCAAACATCCCCATTACCATAGGCTACATAGAGACAGCTAGGGTCCATGAGAATTATCCCACACAGGCCAGTTCAAAAAACACCTCGAAGCAACAATTACAAAATTCAAGTCCTGCACACGGTTATATAAAACCACATAACCATTGAGAAATCCAGCTGCAAAAAAGTTGTTGCAGCTGGAGATCGCCAGTCTACGACAGGCAGGAAGCCGACAGACAAGCTGCCGCTTCTTCTTTTGACCTAGGTCGGGATAGCCGATGTCGAGCTTAGTAAACTGACCCCTCCTAAAGTTCAAATGAACGTAGTACTGATCCATGAATCGACCATCCCATGTTTGGTCTTGCTGAATGCGCTCAATTTGCCAAATGAGTCTACTCAATCTAGACCAAAAATAATTGACTCCCTCACTAGTTCCAAGCCGAAAAACTACAAgaatataattgaattataaaGAACAAAACCCTAAATCAGACAATCAAATCTTAGATTCCAATATGCCTAAATCatctattagaaatgcagtagATTCAATGATCCAAATATGCCTAATCACCGATTCAAATACGCCTAAATCAATTAATCAAATACacttaaatttcaaattcaaatacGCCTAAATCAACGATTAGAAATGGAGTAGATTCAATTATTCAAATATGCCTAAACCAACGATTCAAATACGCCTAAAAAACGACTCAAATACGCCTAAATCAACGAATCAAGTAAGCCTAAATCTCATATTCAAATACGCCTAAATCAACtaacaaaaaatcaatttataaatCTAGTTAAATGAACAATAGCTGGAAAATTCAACTAACAGAAAATCAATTTATAAATCTAGTTAAATGAACAATAGCTGGAAAATTCTTCCAATAGATATGGAAGCATGGTAAGGACCTTCACGGCAGTAAACATCAGCAGCATACTCGATCAACATGTCCTCTTGGAGGAAGAAGGTAAATCATTGAAAGTAGTGACGTGACCTAATGCCTCATCCATAATCTTCCGGATCAACTCTGGAACGGTATCCATTTCGAAAGGACTAGAGACGAAAATGCGTGGGAATTTTGGATATGAAAAGGGAAAGAAACAAAGCGGGAAGAATATATTTGATATGGTAGTGAAAAGGCGCCTAAAATCGTTAGTCGTGGGCAAAATCGTCATATATGGGCGCCATTTTAGTTCCATTATAGGCCAAATGTTGTAAAATATTAGAATAAGAcgatataatttataaattttcaaaacaaaaaaGCCCAAAACGGTGAAATGATTTATCatctaaaaaatcaaaaaagtTCCAAAATCGTGGAACGATCTATCATATTTTAAATCAAAATCGATAGGTCTTGAAACAATTTATATCTTTATGATTTTGATTTAAAGATATAAAAGGACAAAATCGATGAAACAATTTAAATCATCTTGAACCAAAATAAAAGGACAAGATTTGATTTCAGATAACAAAAATCTGTGTGTAGCTGTCTCAGATCTAATTAATTTAGCTTCATTTAGCTAAATAGAGATGCATCATCGACATCAAGAAATATCAAGATCgatataaaaaatcaaaactttagAAGATAAGAACAAAAATAAATCAAGAAGGACTAATTTTGGATATCGAAAAACATTATGCAGTTGTCTCAGATCTAATTAATTTAGTTTCGTTTAGCTAAATAGAGATGCATCGTAACATCAAGAAATATCAAGATCGATAACAacgaaagaaaataaatcaaggACTGATTTCAGATATCGAAAAACAGTATGCAGTTGTCTCAGATCTAATTAATTTAGGTTTATTTTGCTAAATAGAGATGTATCATCGACAGAAATCAAGATCGatatcaaaaaaatcaaaaaattaaaaaaacattagaCAAAACGACATCATTTGATTGAGTTTGAAATCCGCACATTTTAAACTGGGTGCCGCATTAGCATGTGATTCATATGAAGATGAGGGATGAGATAATTGCAAAAATATCAAACTTGAAATGTGTGTAATTAGACCATAATTTGAccatcatttttatttatttgaaaatttgcccaagaaattaaagtaatataggTTAGGAAAGGGCTAAGCTAGAGaaatcacaaaacaatttaagtatgatagaaattgtccgtCTAAGGAAATCATAAGCAGTATATCAATCATAAGAAATATATAAGTTCATGTATTTAGATTAAGAATTGAAAGTTAATA
This genomic interval from Salvia splendens isolate huo1 chromosome 13, SspV2, whole genome shotgun sequence contains the following:
- the LOC121761324 gene encoding mannose/glucose-specific lectin Cramoll-like — translated: MANLNHLQTLIPLLFPLLLASAGLARSQTTSFTYDFYGEQPTDLIYQGDAHFPSDSTYLRMTDTDSSGTPLQYRVGRAVYSGPIQFWQAGAQVDLETTVKFIITPNSGDTNPADGFAFFIAPVGSPVGSTGGNFGVFGSGQPAAFAVEFDIFSNPGIDPSYRHVGIDIGSSASKNTTDVGDAILGQEVTARINYEQASKVISVSVAAGSENFEVSYVYDLSNLLTQEVEVGISATTGGQIAVHDLISWYFTSTLVHTAAGEDSYIRQYV